The DNA segment AAAAAAGGTTCAGGTTTAGATCTTGCCTGATTTCGTTTACTTCTTGTGCTTCCTTCAATAAGCCTAAAATTGTTTCAAAAATTATCTCATTTTTATATTTTTCATAATGTTTGTGTGCCGAAATATGATATTTTTTTAGCTCAAAATAAAAAGCGGGATCGTAAGAAACCATTTGGTTAATTCCGTAACGATAAATAAGAATGATTTTTTGAAGTGGGGAAAGGTCTTTTTCTAATATACGATCTATTTTGCTGAAATGTTCCGTGAAAACATAACAGATAGTATCTTTAATAAGCAGGTCTTTACTATCAAAATATGTGTACAATGTTTTCTTTGATACGGCTAATGCTTTAGCAATATCATCCATAGAAACGCTTTTAACACCGTACTTTTTAAAAAGTTCTAATGTTTTAATTATAATTTTTTTGTTGTCGTCTTGCATACTATCTTCTAAAAAAATTCCCGCCCTGCATCGCTACAGGGCAGGAATCAACAATCAACCAATCATGAAAACTATGATTTTTATTGCCAACCGCCACCTAAGGCTTCATACAAGTCAACGATAGCTTGTAACTGGCTATTTTTTGCACCTACTAAATCTAAACTTGAACTTAACGCATTTTCACGGGCAGTTAAAACTTCTAAGTAGTTTGCCAACCCATTATCCAATAACTCTTGGGAATAATCGGTAGCTAAAGAATAGGCTTCATTTTCTTTTTCTTTTACTTCAATTTTATCGGTAGCAGCTTCATACGAATACATCGCATCTGAAACTTCTTTTCCGGCATTTAAAATGGCAAACTTAAAATCCAATCTTGCTTGCTCTTGCAGCGCTTGTGATACTTCGTATTGAGTTCGTATTTTTCGTCCATTAATAATAGGTTGCACTAGGCCTCCCGTTATGGTTGCAAACAACGAGCTAGCACTGAATAAATCGTCTATATCCAAACTCTGCAATCCTCCGGTTGCTGTTAGCGTAAGTGAAGGGTAAAAACTACTTCTTGCTACGTTTGTTAATTCAAATGCATTGACTAGGTTATACTCTGCGGCAATTACATCGGGGCGATTACGTAAAAGCTGAGCAGGAACGCCCGTTTTTAAATGCGTATTTATTTCTTGGTTTTCCAATGCACCCCGAGTAATATCCTTCATAGGACTTCCTAATAAAATAGACATGCTATTCTCTAACAGTCGGGCTTCATTTTTCAAATCAATTAGTATGGCTTGTGCGGTGTATAACTGTGCTTCCGTTTGCTTAACGCCTACTTCGGTCACATTACCAGCTTCTTTTAACGCCTCCGTTGTTTCTAAACTATTGGTTCGGGTTTTGATGGTTTCTTCTGTAATTTTTATTTGCTCATCCAATGCCAATAATTGATAATACGTAGATGCAATATTCGCCACCAATCTACTTTTAACAGCTTTGTGAGCAGCAACGGTTTGTAAGTAGGAAGCTTGAAAAGCTCGTTTGTTACTGCGTATTTTCCCCCAAATATCAGCTTCCCAGGAAAGACCACCGCTTAACTGATATTGATCTAAGGTAGAAAATTGGCTTCCAAACTGACTGTTTTCTGAAAGTTCCTGTCGGGTATACGTAGCATTTCCATTTAAAGTAGGGAAATAACCTGCTTTTCCTTGTTTTAAATATGCTTCGGCAGCCGAGATTTGCTGAATGGCTATACGAATGTCAATGTTGTTCTGAAGCCCTTCTTCAATATAACTTTGAAGTTGTGCATCGGTAAACAACTCTTTCCAAGAAACTGAAGCCATGGATAAACTGTCTTGAGGTAGTTTATCCGTTCGATAATATTCAGTTTCTACAACGGTTTCCGGTCTGTTGTACTCTTTAGCTACAAAGCAAGATTGTAGTGTTAAGAAAACCAATCCTACCGTAGCTATTTTATATATTTTAAATCGTTTCATTTTTTCAATTTTCAGTATTAGTTGGCTTCTACGGCTTCCGGTTTTTTACTAACTTTTTCTTGTAACCATTGGAACATGATAAACAGTATAGGTATTATAAATACGCCTATAATAGTTCCTATTAACAGTCCTCCAGCGGCCCCAGTACCAATAGATCGGTTTCCTTCGGCCCCAACACCGCTTGCCAACACTAATGGCATTAGTCCTAAAATAAAGGCGAAAGAGGTCATTAAAATAGGGCGTAAGCGCACTCTTGCTCCGTCAATGGCTGCATCTGTCAAGGACATTCCTTCCTTACGTCGCTGTATGGCAAATTCGACTATTAATATGGCATTTTTAGCCAACAAGCCAATTAACATAATCAAGGCAATCTGGAAGTAAATGTTATTTTCCAATCCTGCCATCCAAGTTGTAAAATAGGCTCCTGCTACACCAATAGGTAGCGAAAGAATTACTGAAAATGGTAGCAGATAACTTTCATATTGTGCCGCTAATAAAAAGTACACAAAAATGATACTCAATAAGAATATGATGCCTGCTTGACCAGAAGAAGCAATTTCTTCTCTTGTAAGTCCAGAGAAGGCGATATCATACTCATTAGGAAGATTTTGCTCGGCAACTTCTTCAATGGCAGTAATAGCATCTCCTGAACTATAACCAGGTGCAGCCGACCCATTTAAAGCAACAGAGTTGAATAAATTAAAACGGGTTACTGTTTGTGGACCATATATTCTATTTAAAGTTACAAACTGTGAAACGGGTGCCATTTCGCCACTAGGCGTTTT comes from the Marixanthomonas ophiurae genome and includes:
- a CDS encoding TetR/AcrR family transcriptional regulator → MQDDNKKIIIKTLELFKKYGVKSVSMDDIAKALAVSKKTLYTYFDSKDLLIKDTICYVFTEHFSKIDRILEKDLSPLQKIILIYRYGINQMVSYDPAFYFELKKYHISAHKHYEKYKNEIIFETILGLLKEAQEVNEIRQDLNLNLFCEIHLFKIDEILADPEFNTQYSTQQMLNHLVVYNLRGIVIDASLID
- a CDS encoding efflux transporter outer membrane subunit; amino-acid sequence: MKRFKIYKIATVGLVFLTLQSCFVAKEYNRPETVVETEYYRTDKLPQDSLSMASVSWKELFTDAQLQSYIEEGLQNNIDIRIAIQQISAAEAYLKQGKAGYFPTLNGNATYTRQELSENSQFGSQFSTLDQYQLSGGLSWEADIWGKIRSNKRAFQASYLQTVAAHKAVKSRLVANIASTYYQLLALDEQIKITEETIKTRTNSLETTEALKEAGNVTEVGVKQTEAQLYTAQAILIDLKNEARLLENSMSILLGSPMKDITRGALENQEINTHLKTGVPAQLLRNRPDVIAAEYNLVNAFELTNVARSSFYPSLTLTATGGLQSLDIDDLFSASSLFATITGGLVQPIINGRKIRTQYEVSQALQEQARLDFKFAILNAGKEVSDAMYSYEAATDKIEVKEKENEAYSLATDYSQELLDNGLANYLEVLTARENALSSSLDLVGAKNSQLQAIVDLYEALGGGWQ